In the Chroococcidiopsis sp. SAG 2025 genome, one interval contains:
- a CDS encoding reverse transcriptase family protein: protein MLKSKFKQYHLNQSPFYCLQSKKKLANLLEISLTKLKKLAQSEKLYIEQDKVDLKRGKVRHIEEPRPELKRVQKRIEQLLIRIKLPNFIHAPAKHRSYVSNAQSHANSVVVRSLDIKDYFSSTPSGRIYWFFHQRMKCSPDVANLLTRLLTFKNCLPTGSPSSPLLSYFGHIDMWDTLDKIAKEANCILTVYMDDITISGESISDKLIWQIKTQFYRYGLRDNKNKEKRYAGKGVSKITGIILKNGKLKLPNKQHLKMHQIRKQILREIEPIKQRKLCQSLKGLESQAQQIARANAE from the coding sequence ATGTTGAAGAGTAAATTCAAGCAATATCATCTTAACCAGTCACCTTTCTATTGCTTACAGTCTAAAAAAAAGCTAGCAAATCTGTTAGAAATCAGTTTAACAAAGCTCAAAAAACTAGCTCAATCGGAAAAGCTCTACATAGAACAAGATAAAGTCGATCTGAAAAGAGGTAAAGTTCGTCATATAGAAGAGCCAAGACCTGAGCTAAAACGGGTTCAAAAACGAATTGAACAACTTTTGATACGAATAAAGCTACCGAACTTCATACATGCTCCAGCTAAACATCGCTCTTACGTTAGCAACGCACAAAGTCATGCGAACAGTGTAGTAGTTAGGAGTCTTGATATTAAAGATTACTTTTCTTCTACACCGTCGGGACGCATTTATTGGTTCTTTCACCAGCGGATGAAATGCTCTCCAGATGTTGCCAATCTTTTAACTAGACTTTTAACTTTTAAAAATTGCTTACCAACTGGTAGTCCATCAAGCCCTTTACTTTCATATTTTGGACATATAGATATGTGGGATACTCTTGATAAGATTGCTAAGGAAGCAAATTGCATTCTAACTGTCTATATGGATGATATAACAATATCGGGCGAGAGTATATCAGATAAACTAATATGGCAGATTAAAACTCAATTTTATCGCTATGGTTTACGTGATAATAAGAATAAAGAAAAGCGTTATGCTGGAAAAGGTGTGAGTAAGATTACTGGAATTATACTCAAAAATGGTAAATTAAAGTTACCAAACAAACAACATCTCAAAATGCATCAAATCCGCAAACAAATTCTTAGAGAAATCGAGCCGATTAAACAGAGAAAGCTATGTCAGTCTTTGAAAGGCTTAGAATCGCAAGCACAGCAAATTGCAAGAGCAAATGCTGAATAG
- a CDS encoding DUF433 domain-containing protein has product MLLEDYFEFLNPDDIRIKGHRIGIDNVIEYYLQGCTPEAIQEHFPTLDLEQIYATITYYLHNKIEVDAYLKRLNAWREDRYQQSLIQKPAPVVARIRVLKAQREKERAGHS; this is encoded by the coding sequence ATGCTACTAGAAGATTATTTTGAGTTTCTCAATCCAGACGATATCCGTATTAAAGGACACCGTATTGGTATTGATAATGTAATTGAATATTATCTACAAGGATGTACGCCAGAAGCTATTCAGGAACACTTTCCTACCCTAGATTTAGAGCAGATTTACGCCACAATTACATACTACCTACACAATAAAATTGAAGTAGATGCTTACCTAAAACGGCTGAATGCTTGGCGAGAAGATCGCTACCAGCAATCTCTTATCCAAAAACCTGCGCCTGTTGTGGCAAGAATCAGAGTATTAAAAGCTCAGAGGGAAAAAGAACGGGCAGGGCATTCGTGA
- a CDS encoding helix-turn-helix transcriptional regulator, which produces MLNEALRLMRIFHDLSQKELAEKLGISKSYLSEIETGKKTPTIDLLNRYSKSFDIPVSSIMFFSENLTTTTRTEKLRTFVSSKILTILNFIAERSGSSYVEE; this is translated from the coding sequence ATGCTAAATGAAGCTCTAAGGTTGATGAGGATATTCCATGATTTATCGCAAAAGGAGTTAGCGGAAAAACTAGGAATATCCAAATCATATCTTTCAGAAATTGAAACAGGAAAAAAAACTCCTACAATCGATCTTCTTAATCGCTATTCCAAGAGTTTCGATATACCTGTATCCTCAATTATGTTTTTTTCAGAAAACTTAACCACTACCACTAGAACAGAGAAGTTAAGAACATTTGTATCTTCAAAAATTCTGACAATACTCAATTTCATTGCTGAAAGGTCTGGTTCTTCTTATGTTGAAGAGTAA
- a CDS encoding 2-oxoisovalerate dehydrogenase E1 subunit beta, with protein sequence MTEIVFLVEDDPEGGYTAIALGESIFTQADDIKALREMVRDAVHCHFPDCLKITCLHIVKDYVVISRNW encoded by the coding sequence ATGACTGAAATTGTTTTTTTAGTTGAAGACGATCCCGAAGGTGGCTACACTGCTATAGCGTTGGGCGAGTCTATTTTTACTCAAGCAGATGACATAAAAGCCCTACGAGAGATGGTACGCGATGCAGTTCATTGCCATTTTCCTGACTGTCTTAAAATCACTTGCTTGCATATTGTTAAAGATTACGTTGTTATCTCACGAAACTGGTAA
- a CDS encoding DUF5615 family PIN-like protein gives MKIRFLLDENLSKQIKFAVLRLNPSVDILGVGEPNAPDFGTLDPEILIYVETSQRLLITDNRKSMPEHLEAHWAVGRTIWGLFWVRPQTSIGKLADNIYLFWETSEAEEWINVVDWIPF, from the coding sequence GTGAAAATTCGGTTTCTATTGGATGAAAATTTATCGAAGCAAATTAAATTCGCAGTTTTACGGCTCAATCCATCGGTAGACATTTTAGGTGTAGGCGAGCCAAACGCACCTGATTTTGGAACTCTCGATCCAGAAATTTTGATTTATGTTGAGACATCGCAACGACTTTTAATCACTGACAATCGTAAGTCGATGCCAGAGCATTTAGAGGCTCACTGGGCAGTAGGTAGAACAATATGGGGGTTGTTTTGGGTACGTCCTCAAACTTCAATTGGAAAGTTAGCAGACAATATATATTTATTTTGGGAAACCAGCGAGGCTGAGGAGTGGATTAACGTTGTAGATTGGATTCCGTTTTAA
- a CDS encoding 3'(2'),5'-bisphosphate nucleotidase CysQ: protein MPSLEEILAIARSVGWGASYLLRSYYYGENKDNLDIKDKQGSPVTSADLAVNRYILDRLQTNLGQEEFAYITEETYKSSTPQPTKSWVWIIDPLDGTRDFIDKTGEYTIHIALVKDGRPVLSVVAYPEAERLYFATLGGGTFVETRDGNIQQVKVSRRHNIEEFTIVVSRSHRGKKLEKILSKLLCKKQKSVGSIGGKIAAIVEQQADVYISLSGNSAPKDWDLAAPELILTEAGGKLTHFDGTPLIYNKEDVSQWGGLIASNGECHDRLCAEAERILVEIENEAI from the coding sequence ATGCCATCTTTAGAAGAAATTCTCGCGATCGCTCGTTCCGTTGGTTGGGGTGCATCCTATCTTCTCCGGTCTTATTATTATGGTGAAAATAAAGACAACCTAGACATTAAAGATAAGCAAGGAAGTCCCGTCACCTCAGCAGATTTAGCCGTGAATCGTTATATCCTCGATCGCCTGCAAACTAACTTGGGACAGGAAGAATTTGCTTATATTACCGAAGAGACTTATAAATCTTCTACACCACAGCCAACCAAATCTTGGGTTTGGATAATCGACCCTTTAGATGGTACGCGAGATTTTATCGACAAAACTGGAGAATATACAATTCACATTGCTTTGGTTAAAGATGGTCGTCCGGTATTATCAGTCGTAGCCTATCCAGAAGCAGAAAGACTTTATTTTGCTACATTAGGAGGCGGAACATTTGTTGAAACTCGCGATGGCAATATTCAACAAGTAAAAGTTTCTCGACGGCACAATATTGAAGAATTTACAATAGTTGTGAGTCGTTCACATAGAGGTAAGAAATTAGAGAAAATTCTATCTAAATTACTATGTAAAAAACAAAAGAGTGTGGGTAGTATTGGTGGAAAAATAGCTGCTATTGTCGAACAACAAGCAGATGTTTATATTTCTCTTTCTGGTAACTCCGCCCCTAAAGATTGGGACTTAGCCGCACCAGAGTTGATTCTTACAGAAGCTGGAGGAAAACTAACACACTTTGATGGAACTCCTTTAATTTATAACAAAGAAGATGTCAGTCAATGGGGCGGTCTAATTGCTAGTAATGGTGAGTGTCACGATCGATTGTGCGCTGAAGCTGAAAGAATATTAGTAGAAATAGAAAATGAGGCGATTTAA
- a CDS encoding type II toxin-antitoxin system VapC family toxin, whose protein sequence is MRVLFDTSVLVAAILVSHPQHPACFARLKAAESRQVLGFVSTHSLAEIYSVMTRLPVQPRITPHQAQSAIADVSQYLEIVPLLSDEYLAAIAQMVAINVPGGGIFDALIAQAALKAHVNILLTLNPNHFTRLGNAIANLVQVPK, encoded by the coding sequence GTGAGAGTTTTGTTTGATACTTCTGTTTTGGTTGCTGCAATACTTGTCAGTCATCCTCAGCATCCCGCTTGCTTTGCTCGATTAAAAGCAGCAGAATCTAGGCAAGTTCTAGGTTTTGTTTCAACTCACAGTCTGGCAGAAATATATTCTGTTATGACTCGTCTTCCAGTTCAGCCTCGTATTACTCCTCATCAAGCTCAAAGTGCGATCGCAGATGTTTCACAATATCTTGAGATAGTTCCTTTACTTTCCGATGAATATCTAGCAGCGATCGCCCAAATGGTAGCCATAAATGTTCCAGGTGGTGGCATTTTTGATGCTTTGATTGCTCAAGCTGCCTTGAAAGCACATGTAAACATTCTCCTAACATTGAATCCAAATCATTTTACTCGCCTCGGAAATGCGATCGCCAATCTCGTACAAGTTCCTAAGTAA
- a CDS encoding DUF29 family protein: MEELLELKDLLLKGDVPAALKIVEELEEMSRKDIIKTIRSYAVILLLHLIKQQAENRTTRFWEVSIRNSVREIQRENKRRKAGGYYLTPEELLETLAEAYLNAIDEASLEVAEGLYEPEALAEIVDREVILDRAMSLILPQE; encoded by the coding sequence ATGGAAGAATTACTAGAGTTAAAAGATTTACTGCTCAAAGGTGATGTCCCAGCAGCATTGAAGATTGTTGAAGAATTAGAAGAAATGAGCCGCAAAGATATAATTAAGACTATTCGCAGCTATGCCGTGATTTTACTGTTACATTTAATCAAGCAGCAGGCAGAAAACCGTACAACTCGTTTTTGGGAAGTTTCTATACGGAATTCGGTGCGAGAAATTCAAAGAGAAAATAAAAGGCGGAAAGCAGGGGGTTATTATTTAACTCCAGAAGAACTATTAGAAACTTTAGCAGAAGCATATCTCAATGCTATTGATGAGGCTTCTTTAGAAGTAGCAGAAGGACTTTACGAACCAGAAGCATTAGCAGAAATTGTCGATCGCGAAGTCATCCTCGATCGCGCTATGAGTTTGATATTACCGCAAGAGTGA
- a CDS encoding FdhF/YdeP family oxidoreductase: MDAETKQEQSHSAHNGKNHNTPEMGGGLPVIQYWAEHTLSPEGPKLWQTLLHKSSCLSCAWGTGGQKGGFHNELDEPLQRCMKSVEAISAELQPPVEKHFFDRHTITELQQLSSLEADRLGRLSFPVILREGKSHYERISWEEIYQIAETAFRHPPERVASYSSGRSSNEAAFLLQLTIRALGSNHLADCSDLCHVPSTVGLKEMFGSGTSMVSLDSLKKADCVVLIGSNAPANHPRLMNELIQLRDRGGKVIVVNPVVEVGLVKFASPAYPLKSLFTGSDISSLYLQLIPGSDVALFVGIQKALIEQNSIQIDYLRERTENWEAVVDYAISTEWETIVATCGISKAEIAAAARIIGTAKGVVFAWAMGATQHENGVDNVYAIANTALITGNAGKDGAGTMPIRGHSNVQGFGSMGVTAKLKPEIQQTLEKLLGRSLNRNPGYRARNLIDAADAGEVDSLICVGGNLYAANPDLTQAKRALGNIETIIYLATKPNLGHFHGLAKKNTIIVPVFNRFENPHKTTTESGNNFVRLNDEGNTHIKDGDLISEVEFITELAHRLHGEDPIQWRKLQDTKYVRQLIAQTIPGFEQMATIDETKEEFTIGGRIFKQPKFATPSGKAKMFVTLLPQLHAPQPQDFGICESTRGISLILMTGRSYSQHNTVVYKEGDRYRGMPHRNCILMHSADAETAGLQEHQRVTVQCDAGKMENVEIIFGSVRQGTAFMFYPEVNAIFKARIDPKCGIPAFKRVPIFVYA; this comes from the coding sequence ATGGATGCAGAGACAAAACAGGAACAATCCCATTCAGCCCATAACGGCAAAAACCACAACACTCCAGAAATGGGTGGTGGATTACCTGTCATCCAGTATTGGGCAGAACATACGTTGTCTCCAGAGGGTCCGAAACTGTGGCAAACTCTATTACATAAAAGCTCTTGCCTATCTTGTGCTTGGGGAACGGGCGGACAAAAAGGCGGGTTTCACAACGAACTAGACGAACCGCTACAACGCTGCATGAAGAGTGTAGAGGCTATTTCTGCCGAACTCCAGCCCCCAGTAGAAAAGCATTTTTTCGATCGCCACACGATTACCGAACTCCAGCAGCTGTCGTCTTTAGAAGCAGATCGTCTTGGTCGTCTCAGCTTTCCTGTCATTTTACGTGAAGGTAAGTCTCATTACGAACGCATTTCTTGGGAAGAGATTTATCAAATTGCCGAAACAGCTTTTCGCCACCCTCCAGAACGAGTTGCGTCCTATAGTTCGGGGCGATCGTCTAACGAAGCGGCATTTTTGTTGCAATTAACGATCCGGGCTTTGGGATCGAACCATTTAGCGGATTGCTCCGATTTATGCCACGTTCCTTCTACCGTAGGTTTGAAGGAGATGTTTGGTTCTGGTACTTCAATGGTAAGTTTAGATAGTCTGAAGAAGGCAGACTGTGTAGTGTTAATTGGCTCGAATGCGCCTGCAAACCACCCGCGTTTGATGAACGAATTAATTCAACTACGCGATCGCGGTGGTAAAGTTATTGTGGTCAATCCAGTTGTAGAAGTTGGGTTAGTTAAATTCGCCTCACCTGCATACCCGCTTAAATCTCTCTTCACCGGATCGGATATTTCTTCACTCTATCTTCAGTTGATTCCTGGTAGTGATGTTGCTTTATTTGTGGGGATTCAAAAAGCATTAATCGAACAAAATTCCATTCAAATTGATTATCTGCGCGAGCGCACTGAAAATTGGGAAGCTGTGGTAGATTATGCTATTTCTACTGAATGGGAAACTATTGTAGCTACTTGCGGCATTTCCAAAGCAGAAATTGCAGCAGCAGCCCGCATTATCGGGACTGCAAAAGGTGTAGTATTTGCTTGGGCAATGGGGGCGACACAACACGAAAATGGGGTAGATAACGTCTATGCGATCGCCAATACAGCCTTAATCACAGGCAATGCAGGTAAAGACGGTGCTGGCACGATGCCGATTCGCGGACACTCTAACGTACAAGGGTTTGGCTCGATGGGTGTCACGGCAAAATTGAAGCCAGAAATTCAACAAACTTTAGAAAAATTGTTAGGGCGATCGCTCAATCGCAATCCAGGCTATCGCGCCCGTAATTTAATCGACGCTGCGGATGCGGGTGAGGTAGATTCGTTAATTTGTGTTGGTGGTAATTTATATGCTGCTAACCCAGATTTAACCCAAGCTAAGCGGGCATTAGGTAATATTGAAACCATTATCTACCTCGCAACAAAACCAAATTTAGGACATTTTCACGGCTTAGCTAAGAAAAATACAATTATCGTTCCAGTATTTAATAGATTTGAAAATCCGCATAAAACAACGACTGAATCTGGTAATAATTTTGTCCGGCTCAACGATGAAGGTAATACCCATATTAAAGACGGAGATTTAATTTCAGAAGTCGAATTTATCACGGAATTAGCCCATCGACTTCACGGGGAAGATCCGATTCAATGGCGCAAACTTCAAGATACAAAATACGTGCGTCAATTAATTGCTCAAACCATCCCTGGTTTCGAGCAAATGGCAACTATTGACGAAACTAAAGAAGAATTTACTATTGGCGGACGCATCTTTAAACAACCTAAATTTGCCACCCCGTCGGGTAAAGCCAAAATGTTTGTTACGCTTTTACCCCAACTGCACGCACCACAACCGCAAGATTTTGGTATCTGTGAATCTACTCGCGGAATTAGCTTAATTTTGATGACTGGACGCAGTTATTCACAACATAATACTGTAGTGTACAAAGAAGGCGATCGCTATCGGGGAATGCCGCACCGAAATTGTATTTTAATGCATTCAGCTGATGCCGAAACAGCAGGATTGCAAGAGCATCAGCGCGTCACGGTGCAGTGTGATGCAGGCAAAATGGAAAATGTCGAGATTATTTTTGGTTCCGTGCGACAAGGAACTGCTTTCATGTTTTATCCCGAAGTCAATGCTATTTTCAAGGCAAGGATCGATCCCAAATGTGGAATTCCAGCCTTTAAGCGAGTGCCTATTTTTGTGTATGCTTAG
- a CDS encoding CPXCG motif-containing cysteine-rich protein: MQNTSEYLCAYCGESNSTFVDISGGMQQSYVEDCQVCCQPNVLYIYIDEDNLEIEISSEPES; encoded by the coding sequence ATGCAAAATACATCTGAATATCTCTGTGCTTATTGTGGCGAATCTAATTCCACGTTTGTCGATATTAGTGGGGGAATGCAGCAATCTTATGTGGAAGACTGCCAAGTTTGCTGTCAGCCTAACGTACTTTATATTTATATTGACGAGGACAATTTAGAAATAGAAATTAGTAGCGAACCTGAAAGTTAA
- a CDS encoding nucleoside phosphorylase — MTSQRLYHLGFGRDDLGAVPPTIALLSGDPERSHFIAKTYLQGDRLLSTNRGLNSYIGNLANGRSLLAATSGMGAPSLSIVVNELVQLGIRQIIRVGTCGSIQDYVPAGSIVISQAALCRQGAANDIAPVEYPAAADPFLTVALVQAARELGVEYHLGITASVDTFYEGQERVDSANPHLMRSLQGITAEYRRLNILNYEMESGTLFKMAGVYNFAAACICTVVAQRPSSEEILLKQQEDSGGNAIAVAIRVIENLA; from the coding sequence ATGACGAGTCAGCGTTTGTATCACTTAGGTTTTGGGCGAGACGACTTGGGTGCTGTACCCCCTACAATAGCGCTGTTGTCAGGAGATCCCGAACGATCGCATTTCATCGCCAAAACCTATTTACAGGGCGATCGCTTGTTATCGACAAATCGCGGTTTAAATAGTTATATCGGCAATTTAGCGAATGGGCGATCGCTTTTAGCGGCGACAAGTGGCATGGGTGCGCCTTCCCTAAGTATTGTGGTGAATGAGTTAGTGCAGTTGGGAATTCGGCAAATTATTCGCGTCGGAACTTGCGGTTCGATCCAAGACTACGTACCAGCAGGAAGTATTGTCATCAGTCAGGCGGCTTTGTGCCGTCAGGGTGCAGCCAACGATATTGCACCTGTAGAATATCCCGCCGCCGCCGATCCTTTCCTCACGGTGGCTTTAGTCCAGGCAGCACGGGAGTTAGGAGTAGAGTATCATTTAGGAATTACAGCTTCGGTGGATACGTTCTATGAAGGGCAGGAACGAGTCGATTCTGCCAATCCGCATTTAATGCGATCGCTACAAGGCATCACAGCAGAATATAGACGGTTGAATATACTTAACTATGAAATGGAATCCGGTACGCTGTTTAAAATGGCAGGAGTTTATAACTTTGCCGCAGCTTGCATTTGTACTGTTGTTGCCCAGCGCCCAAGTAGCGAGGAGATATTATTAAAACAGCAAGAAGATTCAGGTGGTAATGCGATCGCTGTGGCGATTCGAGTTATAGAAAATTTAGCATAA
- a CDS encoding TlyA family RNA methyltransferase, with amino-acid sequence MTKQRLDTLLVELNLCASRQQAQRLIQAGEVMVNRQVIDKAGTEIETTAKIEIKARSPYVSRGGEKLAKALAEFTISVTDRICLDGGISTGGFTDCLLQAGAKQVYGVDVGYGQVEWRLRNDPRVVLRERTNLRHLTPEELYGNAAPADLAVVDVSFISLTKVLPALWQLLSEPRETILLVKPQFEVGRSRVGKKGVVRDPNDQAEAVFQVLQTSRELGWQYCGLTWSPIQGPAGNIEYLLWLGMESQTPEPELQAIQQLASKARQQFSS; translated from the coding sequence TTGACTAAACAACGACTCGATACTTTATTAGTAGAATTAAATTTATGTGCCTCTCGCCAGCAAGCACAACGACTGATTCAGGCGGGGGAAGTCATGGTCAATCGGCAAGTTATTGATAAAGCGGGTACGGAAATTGAAACCACCGCAAAAATTGAAATTAAAGCGCGATCGCCATATGTTTCTAGAGGTGGAGAAAAACTCGCCAAAGCTTTAGCTGAATTTACTATTTCTGTAACAGACAGAATTTGTTTAGATGGGGGAATATCGACGGGAGGCTTTACCGATTGCTTGTTGCAAGCGGGCGCAAAACAAGTTTACGGTGTCGATGTCGGTTACGGACAAGTCGAGTGGCGCTTGCGTAACGATCCGCGTGTCGTGTTGCGGGAACGGACGAATTTACGCCATCTCACCCCAGAAGAATTATATGGCAATGCAGCACCAGCTGATTTAGCCGTAGTTGATGTATCATTTATTTCCTTAACTAAAGTTTTGCCTGCATTGTGGCAACTTCTAAGCGAGCCTCGCGAGACGATATTATTAGTAAAACCTCAATTTGAAGTTGGGCGATCGCGGGTTGGTAAAAAAGGAGTCGTGCGCGATCCTAACGATCAAGCAGAGGCAGTTTTCCAAGTTCTCCAAACATCGCGAGAACTAGGCTGGCAATATTGCGGCTTAACCTGGTCGCCAATTCAGGGTCCAGCGGGAAACATTGAGTATTTATTATGGCTAGGGATGGAAAGCCAGACACCAGAACCCGAACTTCAGGCAATTCAACAGCTTGCTAGCAAAGCGCGGCAGCAATTTTCGAGTTAA